GACGGCATGGCAGCGGCCTTGGACAGGGCCCTGCGCATGCCAGCCGGTGAGCGGCAGGAGCGGCTAAGGGCCTTGAAGGCCAGGGTTGAGGCCCTGGATGCCCAAAGCTGGGCGGATCGGTTCCTCTCCTCCCTGGAGGCGGGATGAAGGTGGAAAATCCCCTTTTCCTTCTGGACTACGACGGCACCCTGGCGCCCATCGCCCCCAGGCCCGAGGAGGCCTTCCCTCACCCGGAGGCCCTCGAGGTCCTGGGGGCCCTGATGGCCCGCTATCCCCTCTATGTGGTCACGGGGCGGCGGGTGGCGGATCTGGCCGGGCTCCTGCCCCTTCCTGGGCTTCGCGTGGTGGGGGGGCATGGCCTGGAGGAAGGAGAGGTGGGTGGGGAAAGCCATCCCCTATTCCCCGTGGACCTTAGCCCCCTACGCCGGGCTCTGCCCTCCTGCCCGGGGGTTTGGCTGGAGGACAAGGGGTTCGCCCTGGCCTTCCACTACCGGGGAGCGGAGGACGAGGAAAGGGCTCGGGCTTGCCTGGAGGGGTGGCTTGGCGCCCACGAGGAGCTTTTGCAGGCCTTGGGCCTCGAGGCCCTTGCGGGGAAGAAGGTCCTGGAGATCAAGCCCAAGGGGGCCAGCAAGGGGCAGGCGGTGTTAAGCCTCTTGGCACGGCACCCCGGCCACACCCCCATCTACATCGGCGACGATATCACCGATGAGGACGCCTTCCAGGCCCTTAAGGGAAGGGGGCTGACCTTTAAGGTGGGCCCGGGGCCCACCCGGGCGGAGGGCCGGTTTGGGGATGTGGGGGCGGTCCTGGCCTACTTGAAGTCTTACCTCTAGCGGCGCATACTTGGGGATCGTGGTGGATCCCCTTTGGTACAAGGATGCGGTCATCTACCAGCTCCACGTGCGCTCCTTCTTTGACGCCAACGACGACGGCTACGGGGACTTCGAGGGCCTAAGGCAAAAGCTTCCCTACCTGGAGGCCTTGGGCGTGAATACCCTCTGGCTCATGCCCTTCTTCCAGTCCCCCCTGCGGGACGACGGGTACGACATCTCCGAGTATTACCAGATCCTGCCCGTCCACGGGACCCTGGAGGATTTCCGGCGTTTCCTGGACGAGGCCCACGAAAGGGGGATGCGGGTGATCGTGGAGCTGGTCCTCAACCACACCTCCATCGACCACCCCTGGTTCCAGGAGGCCAGGAAGCCGGGTAGCCCCTTGCGGGACTTTTACGTGTGGAGCGATACCCCGGAGAAGTACCAGGGGGTAAGGGTCATCTTCCAGGACTTTGAGCCCAGCAACTGGACCTTTGACCCGGTGGCCGGGGCCTACTACTGGCACCGGTTTTACCACCACCAGCCCGACCTCAACTGGGATAACCCCCAGGTGGAAAGGGCCATGCACCAGGTGATGTTCTTTTGGGCCGACATGGGGGTGGACGGTTTCCGCTTGGACGCCATTCCCTACCTCTACGAGCGGGAGGGGACCAGTTGCGAGAACCTTCCCGAGACCATTGAGGCGGTGAAGCGCCTGCGCAAGGCCCTGGAGGAGCGCTATGGTCCCGGCAAGGTCCTTTTGGCCGAGGCCAACATGTGGCCGGAGGAGACCCTCCCCTATTTCGGGGAAGGGGATGGGGTGCACATGGCCTACAACTTCCCCCTGATGCCCCGGATTTTCCTGGCCCTGCGCCGGGAGGACCGGAAGCCCATCGAGGCCATGCTCCAGGAGACGGAGGGCATACCGGAGGCTGCCCAGTGGGCCCTTTTCCTGCGCAACCACGACGAGCTGACCCTGGAGAAGGTTACGGAGGAGGAACGGGAATTCCTCTGGGAGGTCTATGCTCCCGACCCTCGGTACCGGATCAACCTGGGGATCCGCCGCAGGCTCATGCCCCTTCTGGGTGGGGATAGGCGGCGCTTTGAGCTTCTTCACGCCCTCCTCTTCACCCTGAAGGGAAGTCCCATCCTCTACTACGGGGACGAGATCGGCATGGGGGATAACCCTTTCCTGGGAGACCGCAACGGGGTAAGGACCCCCATGCAGTGGTCGGCGGACCGGAATGCGGGCTTTTCCCGCGCCCCCTACCATCGCCTCTTCCTGCCCCCGGTGAGCGAGGGACCTTACAGCTACCACTTTGTCAACGTGGAGGCCCAGCAGGAGAACCCCCACTCCCTCCTTAACTTCGTGCGCCGCTTCCTGGGCATCCGCAACCGGTACGCCAAGGTCTTCGGCCGGGGGGCTTTGCGCCTGTTGCCCGTGGCGAACCGGCGCATCCTGGCGTATGAGAGGGAGTTTGAGGGGGAGAGGATCCTGGTGGTGGCCAACCTCTCCCGCTACACCCAGGCCTTCGACCTGCCCCTGGAAGGATACGAGGGCCTGGTTCCGGTGGAGCTCTTCTCCCAACACCCTTTCCCGCCGGTGGAGGGGTGTTACCGCCTGGCCTTGGGGCCTCATGGCTTTGCCCTTTTCTCCCTAAGGCCCAAGGAGGAGATGGAGCGCCTCCACCTTCCCGACTGGGCATCACCCGGGGAGGAGGTGATGGAGGCCCTCGAGGACCTGCCCTCCGTGCCCCTTTCTGGTGGCGTGGAGAGCCTCTTTGTTGATACCTTGGTGGACGAAGGGGCCCGAGCCTCCTTCCTGAGCGCCCTGGGTAAGGTGCTGGGGGGGCGGGGTTGGCTGGCCTCGAGGCCTGGGAGGGTGGAGCTCAAGGACGCCCTTCGTTTCCAGAAGGATCCCCCCTTGTACCTCACCCTCTTGCGCCTCGAGGGGGAGGGGCTGGTTCAAGAGGTCTTCTTGCCCATTGCCCTGCGCCCGGAAAAGGAGGGGCCTGGGGTTTTTGCCCGGGTGCGGGGAGGGGGATACCTCATCGAGCTGTCTCAGGACCCCGGGTTTTACACCCTCCTCTTAAGGCGGCTGGCCCAGGGATTTGAGGGCCGAAGCCTCAGGGCCCACTACCGGGGCCGTCACAGGGGCCCAGTTCCTGAGGCCCTGGAACTCCTCCGCCCGGGTCTAGCGGCAGGGGAGGGGGTATGGCTCCAGGTGGGGTTGGTCCAGGACGGCGGACTGGACCGCACGGAGCGGATTTTGCCCCACCTGGATCTTCCCTGGATCCTGAAGCCTGGGGGTGGGCTTTATTGGGAACGGGGCCGGGAGCGGCGGGTTCTTGCCCTCACCGGCACCCTCCCTTCCGGTCGGCCCCAGGAGGCCTTCGCCTACGCCCTAAGGCTGGCGGGGGAGGGCCTGGCCCGGCTACGGGACCACCCGGTTGGGGAAGGGGCCTCGGGCCTGATGGCGGATGCCCTCCGGGAGCTCGAGGCCCTGGCCCGGCTCCTGGGGGTGCGGCTTGCCCTTTTGCACCGGGCTTTGCGGGAAGCAGAGGGGGAGGGGGATGGGGTACCCCTCCTGAACCGCGGCCTGGGGGCTTTTGTGGAGGTGGAAGGGGAGGTTTTCCTTCTTGCCCTGGGAAGGGAAGCCAGGGGCCTACCCCTTTGGGACCTGGCCCGGCTGGCCTACGATTTGGAGCGGGCCCTTTATCTGGCCGCCGAGGAGGTCCCCGAGGCGATGGACTGGGTGGCCCTCGCTGCCGACTCCTTTGAGCAAGCCCTCCTCCAGGCCTACCAGGAGGCGGCCCAAGAGGTCTTAGAGGGTTTGGACCGGTTTCCCCAGATAATGCTGGACTTGGCCCAAGACCAGGCCTTGCGGGAGGAGAGGCTGAGCCGGCACAGGGTCCTTGAGCGTTGGCAGGCGAAGGCTAAGGAGTGGGGGGACGGATTCTGAGGGACCTATGGGGGAGCTTACGGTTTTACCTCCACTTCCCCCTTCTCCGCTTGGAACCCCACTTCCTTGTGGGTTCCGTCGCAGAAGGGCTTATTCCGGGAGTGGCCGCAGCGGCAAAGGGCCAGCTTGGCCCTCTCCAGGCGCCTTTCTTCCCCGTTGAGCCGGAAGGGGGTTCCCTCGGGCAGGTCCAACACGTAAGGCCCGTTTTCCCGGAAGCGGAGCTTCATGCCCTCAGGATACCGGGGGTAAAGTGGAGGTATGCTCGGTCCGCAGTACGGAAGGGCGGACCTCGAGGTCCCCTTGAAGACGGTGAAGAACTTCCTCACGGGGAAGGCCCTGGCGCAGCCCGACTCCTACCAGAACCCCGCCTGCCCGGTGGTCTACCCCGGGGAGGAAGGCGGGTACACCCTGGAGGAGGTGCGTTTCCCCATCCACGGCAAGGGAGCCCCCTTTGTCTACTACGGCTTTGGCTGGCCCCGGGAGGGGTTGGCGGAGGCCTTGGGGCTGCGGGCGGAGGTGGCTAGGCTTGCCTGAGGGCTTTTCCCAGGAACTGGAGGAGGCTTTCCAAGGGCGTCTGGCCCGGCTTGCCCCCCACGACCCCTTGGTGCTGGCGGTCTCCGGGGGCGGGGATTCCGTGGCCCTGGCCCATTTGGTGAGGCGGGCGGGGCGGGAGGCGGTGGTGGCCCACCTGGACCACGCCCTCCGCCCGGAAAGCGGGGAGGACCTCCTCTTCGTGAGGGCCCTGGCGGAAAGGCTTGGCTTTCCCTTTTACGCCGAGCGGGTGGAGGTGGCCGGGGTGGCCAGGGAAAGGGGGGAGAACCTGGAGGCAGTGGCCCGGGAGATCCGCTACGCCTTCCTGCACCGGGTGGCCAAGGAGGTGAAGGCCAAGGCCATCCTGACCGCCCACACCCTGGACGACCAGGCGGAAACGGTGCTCCTCAAGCTCCTCCAGGGCACGGCCCGGGGCCTGGGGATCCGGGAAAGGGAGGGGCTTGTGGTCCGGCCCCTTCTGGCCTTCCGCAGGGAGGAGTTAAGGGCGTACCTCCAGGCCCTGGGGGAAACGTGGCGGGAGGATCCCTCCAACCAGGACCTCTCCCGGGATCGCAACTACCTGAGGCTTAGGGTCTTCCCCCTTTTGCAGGAGCGGTTTCCCGGGGCCAAGGAGGCCCTTTCCCGCTTCGCCCGGGTGCGGATGGAGGAGGATGCCCACCTGGAGAGGGAGGCCAAGGCGCGCCTCCTGCCCGATCCCCGCTTCTTCGTGCCCGCCTACCGGGTGGCACCCCTTTTGGAGGCTCCTTTGGCCCTTAGGCGGAGGGCCTTGCGCTCTATCCTGGAAGCCCTGGACCTCCGGCCTGAGGCCCGGTTCATCGCCCTCTTGGAGGAGGCTTTAGGGGGTAGGGTGGCCACCCTGCCCGGCGGCTATACGGCTCGGCGCAAGGGGGGTACCCTTTTCCTCCTTCCCCCCGAGCCCAGGCTGCCCCTGCCCCCCGGGTTCCGCCGCCCCTTGCCAGGGGACCACCTGGCCATGCCCCACGGGAGAAAGCGCTTGGTGGACTTTTTGGCGGAAA
This region of Thermus neutrinimicus genomic DNA includes:
- the otsB gene encoding trehalose-phosphatase; translated protein: MKVENPLFLLDYDGTLAPIAPRPEEAFPHPEALEVLGALMARYPLYVVTGRRVADLAGLLPLPGLRVVGGHGLEEGEVGGESHPLFPVDLSPLRRALPSCPGVWLEDKGFALAFHYRGAEDEERARACLEGWLGAHEELLQALGLEALAGKKVLEIKPKGASKGQAVLSLLARHPGHTPIYIGDDITDEDAFQALKGRGLTFKVGPGPTRAEGRFGDVGAVLAYLKSYL
- the treS gene encoding maltose alpha-D-glucosyltransferase, with amino-acid sequence MVDPLWYKDAVIYQLHVRSFFDANDDGYGDFEGLRQKLPYLEALGVNTLWLMPFFQSPLRDDGYDISEYYQILPVHGTLEDFRRFLDEAHERGMRVIVELVLNHTSIDHPWFQEARKPGSPLRDFYVWSDTPEKYQGVRVIFQDFEPSNWTFDPVAGAYYWHRFYHHQPDLNWDNPQVERAMHQVMFFWADMGVDGFRLDAIPYLYEREGTSCENLPETIEAVKRLRKALEERYGPGKVLLAEANMWPEETLPYFGEGDGVHMAYNFPLMPRIFLALRREDRKPIEAMLQETEGIPEAAQWALFLRNHDELTLEKVTEEEREFLWEVYAPDPRYRINLGIRRRLMPLLGGDRRRFELLHALLFTLKGSPILYYGDEIGMGDNPFLGDRNGVRTPMQWSADRNAGFSRAPYHRLFLPPVSEGPYSYHFVNVEAQQENPHSLLNFVRRFLGIRNRYAKVFGRGALRLLPVANRRILAYEREFEGERILVVANLSRYTQAFDLPLEGYEGLVPVELFSQHPFPPVEGCYRLALGPHGFALFSLRPKEEMERLHLPDWASPGEEVMEALEDLPSVPLSGGVESLFVDTLVDEGARASFLSALGKVLGGRGWLASRPGRVELKDALRFQKDPPLYLTLLRLEGEGLVQEVFLPIALRPEKEGPGVFARVRGGGYLIELSQDPGFYTLLLRRLAQGFEGRSLRAHYRGRHRGPVPEALELLRPGLAAGEGVWLQVGLVQDGGLDRTERILPHLDLPWILKPGGGLYWERGRERRVLALTGTLPSGRPQEAFAYALRLAGEGLARLRDHPVGEGASGLMADALRELEALARLLGVRLALLHRALREAEGEGDGVPLLNRGLGAFVEVEGEVFLLALGREARGLPLWDLARLAYDLERALYLAAEEVPEAMDWVALAADSFEQALLQAYQEAAQEVLEGLDRFPQIMLDLAQDQALREERLSRHRVLERWQAKAKEWGDGF
- a CDS encoding CDGSH iron-sulfur domain-containing protein translates to MKLRFRENGPYVLDLPEGTPFRLNGEERRLERAKLALCRCGHSRNKPFCDGTHKEVGFQAEKGEVEVKP
- the tilS gene encoding tRNA lysidine(34) synthetase TilS, with amino-acid sequence MPEGFSQELEEAFQGRLARLAPHDPLVLAVSGGGDSVALAHLVRRAGREAVVAHLDHALRPESGEDLLFVRALAERLGFPFYAERVEVAGVARERGENLEAVAREIRYAFLHRVAKEVKAKAILTAHTLDDQAETVLLKLLQGTARGLGIREREGLVVRPLLAFRREELRAYLQALGETWREDPSNQDLSRDRNYLRLRVFPLLQERFPGAKEALSRFARVRMEEDAHLEREAKARLLPDPRFFVPAYRVAPLLEAPLALRRRALRSILEALDLRPEARFIALLEEALGGRVATLPGGYTARRKGGTLFLLPPEPRLPLPPGFRRPLPGDHLAMPHGRKRLVDFLAEKGVPKELKPLWPVRAEGKEVVEVLGLYPPSQEEGYMALALEEARQAFQEGEVPVGAVLVVGGKVFRAHNRVEASRDPTAHAEMLLLREVGKEARGGRLYVTLEPCRMCHHALKEAGVEVVYGVENLKEGALTRYGQGEGLRGGVLEGECAKLLKGFFARLREGCRSG